The Sphaerisporangium siamense genome includes the window GTCACGGCGGTCATGGCCACTGGTCAATCGTCACTGGGATTCATCCTCACAACTCATCGGGCTCTCCGCTGGTCACGAAGCATCATGAGATCGGCGACCGTAGGCGGGCGACCTGTGGCCGCCACCCTCGGGTACGGCGGAGCGTCGGACCCCGGCGCCCCGCAGCCGATGACGTCTTCCATTTTTTCCGAAGCTCGGTCAAAATTACCTCACTGTCGGCGGGACGTGAACCCCCACTCTCCCCACCAGGACCACGCCGCAGACGATCGATGAAAGGGACGGGATGACCGGCTGTTGCTCCCCCGGAAGGGAACCCGCGCGGACACCTGTGACGGTCCCGGCGCCCACGTGCCCGGCCGGCGCCGTCGAGACGGCCCCGTCTCCGGCCCGGCACGACGTGGCGGCGTCCCTGGCGGGCATGGTGGCCATCCCGGGCGGGACGTTCCTCATGGGCGGCGAGGATCCGGACGGCTGGGCGGCCGACGGGGAAGGGCCCATCCGGGAGGTGACGCTGCGTCCGTTCCTGATCGACGCGATGTGCGTGACCAACGCGGAGTTCGCCGGGTTCGCCGAGGACACCGGCTACCGGACGGAGGCCGAACGGTTCGGCTGGTCCTACGTCTTCCATCGCTTCGCCGACCGCCGCCACGCCATCGACGGCCATGTGCCCGGCGCCCCGTGGTGGCTGGCGGTCGCCGGCGCGACCTGGCGTTCTCCCGAGGGCCCCGGCTCCACCGTCGCCTCCCGGCAGGACCACCCCGTGGTCCACGTCTCCTGGAACGACGCCGCCGCCTACGCCGCCTGGGCCGGCAAGCGCCTGCCCACCGAGGCCGAGTGGGAGATGGCCGCCCGGGGCGGGCTGGCCGGGGCCCGCTACCCCTGGGGGAACGAGCTGACGCCGGACGGTGAGCACCGGTGCAACATCTGGCAGGGCCGTTTCCCGCACGCCGACACCGCCGAGGACGGCTACGCCGGAACCGCTCCGGTCGACGCCTTCGCCCCCAACGGTTACGGCCTGCACAACACCTCGGGCAACGTCTGGGAGTGGTGTGCCGATTGGTGGAGCACCGGCTGGCACGCGGCCGAGTCCTCGCCGACCCGGATCGACCCGCAGGGCCCTCCGGCGGGGACGGCCCGGGTGGTGCGCGGCGGCTCGTACCTGTGCCACGACTCCTACTGCAACCGCTACCGTGTGGCCGCCCGTACGGGGAACACCCCCGACTCGTCCACCGGCCACACCGGCTTCCGCTGCGCCGCCACCTCGCGATGAACCTCCGCGTGAGCCGGTCGGCGGTCAGAAGGCGGCGGGCTGCAGATGCAGGGGAACCGGGGGCTCCTCGTGCAGGAGCAGAGCGATCGCGCCCATGGCCGAGGCGTTCGCGCCGAGGTCGGCCGGCACCACCTTGATCTGCCGGGGCGACCTCGGCAGCGCCTGTCTGGTTATCTCCGCCTCGATCGGGCCGAGAACCAGACTGCCCAGCGCGGCGAGTTCGCCGCCGATGACGACCTGTTCGGGATCGAGCTGCGTGACGGTGCCCGCGAGCACCCGGCCCAGGTCCGCCGCGGCGGCCGAGACGACCTCGCACACCTCCGCCACCCTGTCCTGGGCCGCGGCGACCAGCGCGTCGACGCCGGCCAGCACGACGCCCCTGGCGGCGCAAGCCTCCAGCAGCGCCTGGCCTCCGACCCGGCCTTCCAGGCAACCGCGGCCGCCGCAGTGGCACTGCGGCCCGCGGGGATCGAGGGAGACGTGCCCGAGTTCCCCGGCCGCGCCCTGCGCTCCGCGCAGCAGCCTGCCTCCGCAGAGGAAACCGCCGCCCACCCCCACCGACCAGCGCACGTAGACCATGTCACGGACCAGCCTGGCCACACCCCAGGTGGCCTCGGCCAGCGCCGCCAGCCTCGCGTTGTTGTCGACCATGACGCGCACGCCGAACTCCTCGGCGATCCGCCGGGTCATCGGCAGGTATCGGGTGGACACCGTCTCGGCGGGCAGGGTGGGCTCCCCGACGACGCCCACCAGGCCGACCCCCACCGACTTGAGCGCGTCCAGCCGTAGCTCGCGTTCCTGCGCCACCCGCCGGACCAGGCGTATCGCGGCCTCGGTCAGCTCCTCGACTCCGGCCCCCGCGGGGACGTCCTCCGTCTCGGTCGCGACGACCTGGTGCGCCATGTTCGCGATGGCCATGCGGACGCGCCTTCTGCCCATGTCGAGTCCCAGCAGGAGGCCGGCGGCGGGGTTGAGGGCGACCAGCGACGCCGGACGCCCGCGTCCGCGCGGCCCGGTCGGCACCGCCTCGGTCTCGACCACGGCGCCACGCTCGATCAGGTCCGAGATGATGGCGAACAGAGTCGTACGAGACAGTCCCGTGCGCTGGGTGAGCTGTGCCCGGCTCAGCGCCCCCGCTGAACGCAGTGCGGCGAGGACGGCGTCCTCGTGCATCTGGCGGAGCCGCTGAAGTGCGTCGACAGGGCTGGACATGGCACCATGATGATCCATCGGGGAAATTTGTCAACTTTCCGAGTTAAATACTAACACCCCCGAAAGGGCCTGGCCGGGAGCCGGGCGCGTGCCCTTACGCCGTCGGCCGTCGGATCGTCTGTCAGGCGGCGCGTACGCCTGTACGAGGGCAGGTCGGACAGGCTGACAACACGATCTTCTGGCGGACACCGCGAGCGGTCCGAAACCGTGGACCTCGCCGCAGGAAACCCCCCCCAGCGTCCGCAATCAGGAGAAACGATGAAGCTGCCTTCATATGCCGCTGCCCCCGTGGCGGTCGCCCTGCTCGCTTGCGTGACCGGAGCGTCCGGGATGTCGGTGGCACAGGCAGCCGACGGCAAGGGCCTTCCGAGCGTGAACATGGAGGCCACGGTCAAGGCGGCGCAGATCGATCCGCGGCGGTCCGACGACGAGCTGACCCCGGGGGCCAAGGTCGGCGTGCTGCTCGTGGAGCGGGCACTACGGGACCGGCGTCTGCTCGACGCGAAGTGGGTGGACGGGTACTTCGGCTCCACGACGGTGGCCGCCTTCGCGAAGTTCCAGAGGTCGCTCGGCCTCACCGGGCTCGCCGCCAACGGGCTGCCGGGGAAGGCGTCCCTCACCAGGCTCGGAGCCGGCCGCTTCAAGGTCACCCACGTCATCGGCCCGGGAGGCCGGGTGTCCTCGGGCGGCGTCGTCATCGACACCCGTACGCGGAGCATGCTGGCCGAGGCGAAGCGGCTGCTCGGCCGCGACCTCGTGCTGTTGCAGGGGTCGTACAACCCCGGCGGCGACCCCACGTCCGCGGGCACCCACGACGGCGGCGGCGTCGTCGACATCTCGGTCAAGGGGATGAGTTCCGCCACCCGCACGGCGGCCGTCCGCGCGTTGCGGCGTGTCGGCTTCGCGGCATGGCTGCGCAACCCCGATCAGGACGACTGGCCGTGGCACATCCACGCCGCCGCCATCAACGACACCGACCTCTCCAGCCAGGCCCAGCACCAGGTCGGTGACTACTACCTCGGCCGGAACGGGCTCTCCCGCCGCGGCCCCGACGACGGCCCGAAGGTGACCATCCGCACCTGGGAGGAGTACCGGCGTCGCTGACCACCCGAATCCCCAGGTCACAGACACAAGGAGAACACCATGAACACGATTACCAAGATCCTCACCACGGCGTCCGCCGCGATCGTGCTCGGCGGGACGGTGCTGGCCGCCGCTTCGCCCGCCTCGGCGGCGAGCCGTAACGGCGTCTGCGAGAGCGGCGAGTTCTGTTACTACTTCAACAGCGGCAACAAGGGGTCGGTGTCGGACTTCGCCGGATCGGTCGGTGACTACGGCACCAAGCAGCCGTCCTGCTTCGACTTCAAGGGGCCCGGCGCCGGCAAGGGCAAGTGCGTCAAGAACGCCGCGGCCTCGGTGTGGAACCGCAGCGGCAAGACCGTTCGGGTCTACTTCAACAGCAACTACGGCGGCAGCGTCACCCAGGACTTCAAGCCCGGCGCCAAGGGCAACCTCAAGCCCGCCCTCAAGAACCAGAACGCCTCGCACCAGTTCGGCCCGTCGTCATCGGCGCGCGTCAACATGTCGTACGCGCTGTACAAGACCGGTGGCGGCCACGTCAGCTGCGCCTTCGACGGTTACACCAACACCCGTGGCCGGCACGAGGGCATCGACATCGCCCGCAGGATCGGCTCGGACGTCCACGCCCTGGTGGGCGGTCAGCTCATCTACCTCGCGCGCGGGCGCAACGGCGGCTCCGGGCTCTCCACGATCGCCATCTACAACGCCTCGCTGAACAAGACGATCATCTACCTGCACTCCGCTCCGCTGTCCTCCCTGCGCGTGGGCCAGCAGATCTCGCGCGGCCAGATCATCGCCGACGAGGCGTGGCACGGCGTGTCGTCCAGTTCGGCCGCGCACACCCACGTCGAGATGCGCCCCGGACGGCAGAAGCTCGCCGCCAAGAGCGTCGGCGACCCGACCCTGAGCAACCCGAACCCGAACGCGTTCTGGGCCTCCCAGGGCTACAACGTCCGCTAGCGCACCTCGGCCTCTGACGAAGAAGAAGGCAACTGTGTCTGTACGAATCACACGTCTCATCTCGCGGTTAGCCGCGGTGTCCGCCGCGATGGTGGTCGGCGGGACGGTGCTGGCCGGGGCTTCGCCCGCCTCGGCGGCGAGCCGTAACGGCGTCTGCGAGAGCGGCGAGTTCTGTTACTACTTCAACAGCGGCAACAAGGGGTCGGTGTCGGATTTCGCCGGGTCGGTCGGTGACTACGGCACCAAGCAGCCGTCCTGCTTCGACTTCAAGGGACCGGGTGCCGGCAAGGGCAAGTGCGTCAAGAACGCCGCGGCCTCGGTGTGGAACCGCAGCGGCAAGACCGTGCGGGTCTACTTCAACAGCAACTACGGCGGCAGCGTCACCCAGGACTTCAAGCCCGGCGCCAAGGGCAACCTCAAGCCCGCCCTCAAGAACCAGAACGCCTCGCACCGGCTCGTGAGCTCCGCGCCGCAGACCGGGTGCAAGACCGACGGCACGCACAGCAGGCTGCCCACGACGATCCTCGTCTACCGCAAATCCCTCAACCGCGTGGACCGGGTGGATTTCAAGACCTACATCAAGAACGTCCTGCCCAACGAGTGGCGGTCGCACTGGCCGCAGCAGTCGCTCAGGGCCGGGGCGATCGCCGTCAAGAACTTCGGCTGGTACTGGGCGCTGCGTTCGGCGAGCAAGACGCCGAGCGGCCAGTGCTACGACGTCACCGACCACACCTCCAGCCAGGTGTACAGGCCCGGCTCCGCGACGGCGGCGACGAACGCCGCGGTGGACGCGACGTGGGGCGTCCGGATGACGCGCGATGGGAAGATCTTCAGGGCCCAGTACTGCTCCACGACGACGGCGTGCGGCAACTGGGTCACCGGCGACTGGATGTCGCAGACCGGCTCGCGCGACAAGGCCAACGCGGGCTGGAGCTACTCCAGGATCCTCAGGTCCTACTACAAGGGGATCGTCCTCCACTCCTGAACCCAGGAGATCCTCCGCTGCCGGTTCCCCGCCGTGTGCGCACACGGCGGGGAACGGGCGTCAGTCGACGATGATCTGGAAGTTGAGCGGCCGGCCTCCGGGGAACGCGACCCGTCCCGCTCCGTCCATCATCTTGAACCGCACGTAGCACAAGCCTGGGTTCCTCGGCGTGGTGATGTCGGTCCGGACGTCGACGATCTCTCCGGGGCGCGTGTCGCCGATAGGGACGTCGGAGATGGTCTGGCACTGATCAGGTCGCTGCGGGAGGTCGAGACGGTGCAACGAATAGCCCTTCCAGTGCACGGTCCCGGCGTTCTTGAGCCGCCACACCTTGGTCTTGGTCTGGCCGGGACCGACGCGCGTGCAGTCGGGGAGCGTGATGTCCCCGATGAACGTCGCCGAATCACCCTCGTGCGCGGGCGGCGCCCACGGCGGGTTGGTCGGGCGCACCGGGCAGTCGGCCGCCGACAGCGTGGTCTCCGATGAACTGCCGGACGGTTCCGGGCCGCGCCCGTCGGTCGCGGAGCCGCGGTTGACGAGCACCGCGACGACGACCGCGGCCCCTATGCCGACGGCCGCCGTCGCGAACACGGCCACGGCCGCGCGGGTCGGCCGCGCTCGCCTCCGGCCCCCCGGCGCGGGGGGAACCGGCTGGTCGTCGCCCGCGATCTCGTCGGGCGGGGACGGCGCCACCAGGGGCTCCGCGCGCAGTGAAGAGTCTCCGGCCGATCTGACCGCCAGGTTCGCCCTCTCCCAGCGTTCGCGGTACGCGGCCGGGTCCCCGTCGCACGCCTTGACGAACTCGACGGTGGTCTCCCAGCTCGGGAGCCGGTTCCCTTTCGTGGCTTCGTGCAATGTGGTGTGCGAGATCGCCCCCGACCGGCCGGACATCTCCCGGAAAGGTGGGTTACCGACTGATTTGCGGAGTTCTCGCAGCGCCGCCGCGAAGTCCTCGATGGCCTCCGCCCGTGCAGGCATGTCGTCCACCGGGCGAAGCTAACAGCGCCCACGGTGTTCACTCAAGTCGGTGTCGTCAGGGACGCGCCCGGCTCGTTCGCGATGAAAGTGCTTCACGCGTCCCATCGCCGATATGTGAGCATGGCCAGGGCGATCAGGACAATGGTCCAGGCGGTGAGCACCAGTGCGCCGTGCGCCGGAGTCACCGCGCCCGTGCCGCCGGACACGGGGAACCCCA containing:
- a CDS encoding ROK family transcriptional regulator is translated as MSSPVDALQRLRQMHEDAVLAALRSAGALSRAQLTQRTGLSRTTLFAIISDLIERGAVVETEAVPTGPRGRGRPASLVALNPAAGLLLGLDMGRRRVRMAIANMAHQVVATETEDVPAGAGVEELTEAAIRLVRRVAQERELRLDALKSVGVGLVGVVGEPTLPAETVSTRYLPMTRRIAEEFGVRVMVDNNARLAALAEATWGVARLVRDMVYVRWSVGVGGGFLCGGRLLRGAQGAAGELGHVSLDPRGPQCHCGGRGCLEGRVGGQALLEACAARGVVLAGVDALVAAAQDRVAEVCEVVSAAAADLGRVLAGTVTQLDPEQVVIGGELAALGSLVLGPIEAEITRQALPRSPRQIKVVPADLGANASAMGAIALLLHEEPPVPLHLQPAAF
- a CDS encoding SpoIID/LytB domain-containing protein, coding for MSVRITRLISRLAAVSAAMVVGGTVLAGASPASAASRNGVCESGEFCYYFNSGNKGSVSDFAGSVGDYGTKQPSCFDFKGPGAGKGKCVKNAAASVWNRSGKTVRVYFNSNYGGSVTQDFKPGAKGNLKPALKNQNASHRLVSSAPQTGCKTDGTHSRLPTTILVYRKSLNRVDRVDFKTYIKNVLPNEWRSHWPQQSLRAGAIAVKNFGWYWALRSASKTPSGQCYDVTDHTSSQVYRPGSATAATNAAVDATWGVRMTRDGKIFRAQYCSTTTACGNWVTGDWMSQTGSRDKANAGWSYSRILRSYYKGIVLHS
- a CDS encoding peptidoglycan-binding domain-containing protein yields the protein MKLPSYAAAPVAVALLACVTGASGMSVAQAADGKGLPSVNMEATVKAAQIDPRRSDDELTPGAKVGVLLVERALRDRRLLDAKWVDGYFGSTTVAAFAKFQRSLGLTGLAANGLPGKASLTRLGAGRFKVTHVIGPGGRVSSGGVVIDTRTRSMLAEAKRLLGRDLVLLQGSYNPGGDPTSAGTHDGGGVVDISVKGMSSATRTAAVRALRRVGFAAWLRNPDQDDWPWHIHAAAINDTDLSSQAQHQVGDYYLGRNGLSRRGPDDGPKVTIRTWEEYRRR
- a CDS encoding formylglycine-generating enzyme family protein; the encoded protein is MTGCCSPGREPARTPVTVPAPTCPAGAVETAPSPARHDVAASLAGMVAIPGGTFLMGGEDPDGWAADGEGPIREVTLRPFLIDAMCVTNAEFAGFAEDTGYRTEAERFGWSYVFHRFADRRHAIDGHVPGAPWWLAVAGATWRSPEGPGSTVASRQDHPVVHVSWNDAAAYAAWAGKRLPTEAEWEMAARGGLAGARYPWGNELTPDGEHRCNIWQGRFPHADTAEDGYAGTAPVDAFAPNGYGLHNTSGNVWEWCADWWSTGWHAAESSPTRIDPQGPPAGTARVVRGGSYLCHDSYCNRYRVAARTGNTPDSSTGHTGFRCAATSR
- a CDS encoding NBR1-Ig-like domain-containing protein, whose translation is MPARAEAIEDFAAALRELRKSVGNPPFREMSGRSGAISHTTLHEATKGNRLPSWETTVEFVKACDGDPAAYRERWERANLAVRSAGDSSLRAEPLVAPSPPDEIAGDDQPVPPAPGGRRRARPTRAAVAVFATAAVGIGAAVVVAVLVNRGSATDGRGPEPSGSSSETTLSAADCPVRPTNPPWAPPAHEGDSATFIGDITLPDCTRVGPGQTKTKVWRLKNAGTVHWKGYSLHRLDLPQRPDQCQTISDVPIGDTRPGEIVDVRTDITTPRNPGLCYVRFKMMDGAGRVAFPGGRPLNFQIIVD
- a CDS encoding peptidase inhibitor family I36 protein, coding for MNTITKILTTASAAIVLGGTVLAAASPASAASRNGVCESGEFCYYFNSGNKGSVSDFAGSVGDYGTKQPSCFDFKGPGAGKGKCVKNAAASVWNRSGKTVRVYFNSNYGGSVTQDFKPGAKGNLKPALKNQNASHQFGPSSSARVNMSYALYKTGGGHVSCAFDGYTNTRGRHEGIDIARRIGSDVHALVGGQLIYLARGRNGGSGLSTIAIYNASLNKTIIYLHSAPLSSLRVGQQISRGQIIADEAWHGVSSSSAAHTHVEMRPGRQKLAAKSVGDPTLSNPNPNAFWASQGYNVR